In the Nicotiana tabacum cultivar K326 chromosome 16, ASM71507v2, whole genome shotgun sequence genome, one interval contains:
- the LOC107824188 gene encoding uncharacterized protein LOC107824188 isoform X1: MKMNMVLNHHMFQLLLLHHLSPNIQIVKRTLNLSVASSGSWKRGLCRFDGKLDAFRKAVFEELSSLRELIDQSLKSVMNVINKRFDLDESKFAGSSTKNNYQHQGENNQQFQFNAGDQLHGSTSNTATISPEHFQPHVDLYPDFQEVAEAYKAAEVSAEHLQGNIEEEPVIDEVAEAQQAEGEVPQSPIHGVTVTEVVPEGIDKKVVPEGIENKGLTLDDFELPENLSQLVMYSEPIPDESTPVHPGRTRQPGKHARSPFTSLYSSGGSTSGGPKFFYLKHPFISVIGENVDPELTERFTNWLYIRSDKVSRRRKYYFSKKDNQIKPWLDFGCEKIDKKDWFYALAHPRQVINNTQIDVIMYYLRKRGKYGPNNNTRFTTTDCLFKTKIERIYDKFISSPPEQMYSVVKPEDDVGEYILGYRILANVAWDLVDYVLIPVNLVENSHWLLLVFDIKDRQLYVYDSMVRANRHKTVETLVDKFSIIIHLYLSCTGFYGKRKDINFKTTKAYIEKPVTDPLDIQWMVAEIPQQKEGSVDCGVFVAVFAEYVSLGDLAIPKEDLSDIDQHRRRYGALLWDYATKKQEDGSISESEVTGRLARRKGAPAKNKRTRVQRKKK; the protein is encoded by the exons ATGAAGATGAACATGGTGCTCAACCATCACATGTTCCAACTGCTGCTTCTCCATCATTTGAGCCCAAATATACAGATTGTCAAGAGGACATTGAATCTGTCAGTAGCAAGCTCAGGAAGTTGGAAAAGGGGATTGTGCAG gTTTGATGGAAAGTTAGATGCCTTTAGGAAGGCGGTTTTTGAAGAACTCTCAAGCCTTCGAGAGCTCATAGATCAATCTTTGAAGAGTGTTATGAATGTGATAAACAAGAGGTTTGATTTGGACGAGTCAAAG TTTGCTGGTAGttcaacaaaaaataattacCAACATCAAGGAGAGAACAACCAGCAATTCCAGTTCAATGCTGGTGATCAACTGCATGGAAGCACAAGCAATACAG CTACAATTTCTCCAGAACATTTTCAACCACATGTTGACTTATATCCTGACTTCCAAGAAGTAGCTGAGGCATATAAAGCAG CTGAAGTTTCAGCAGAACATCTACAAGGAAATATTGAGGAAGAACCAGTAATTGATGAAGTAGCTGAGGCACAACAAGCAG AAGGTGAAGTTCCACAGTCGCCAATTCACGGTGTGACTGTGACTGAAGTTGTTCCTGAAGGCATTGATAAAAAAGTTGTTCCTGAAGGCATTGAAAACAAAGGTTTGACATTGGATGACTTTGAGCTGCCAGAAAACTTATCACAGTTGGTCATGTATAGCGAGCCCATACCAGATGAATCAACCCCTGTTCATCCCGGTAGAACCAGGCAACCGGGAAAACATGCACGATCACCTTTCACATCTTTGTATAGTTCTGGAGGCAGCACATCTGGCGGACCTAAATTTTTTTACCTCAAGCACCCCTTCATAAGTGTCATAGGTGAAAATGTAGATCCTGAATTGACAGAAAGGTTCACCAACTGGTTATACATTCGTAGTGATAAAGTATCTAGGAG GAGGAAATATTACTTTTCCAAGAAGGATAACCAAATCAAGCCTTGGTTGGATTTTGGTTGTGAAAAGATTGATAAGAAGGACTGGTTTTATGCCCTTGCTCACCCCAGACAAGTCATCAATAACACA CAAattgatgttattatgtattATCTGCGAAAAAGAGGTAAATATGGCCCCAACAATAATACTAGGTTCACAACCACGGATTGCTTGTTCAAGACAAAGATTGAAAGAATCTATGACAAGTTCATAAGTTCTCCACCGGAACAAATGTATTCGGTTGTTAAACCCGAGGATGATGTTGGAGAATATATTCTTGGGTACAGAATTCTTGCTAATGTTGCCTGGGATCTTGTTGACTATGTGCTCATACCTGTGAACCTTGTAGAGAACTCTCATTGGTTGTTGCTAGTTTTTGACATAAAGGACAGACAACTTTATGTTTATGATTCCATGGTGAGAGCAAACCGTCATAAAACAGTTGAGACATTGGTTGACAAGTTTTCAATCATTATCCATCTGTATTTGTCATGCACTGGTTTCTATGGTAAACGTAAAGACATTAACTTCAAGACCACAAAGGCATACATCGAGAAACCAGTTACGGACCCTCTCGACATACAATGGATGGTTGCTGAGATTCCACAACAAAAGGAAGGCTCAGT cgattgtggtgtatttgtGGCTGTATTTGCGGAGTATGTTAGCCTTGGAGATTTGGCAATCCCAAAGGAAGATCTTTCTGATATTGACCAACACCGTAGACGCTATGGAGCTCTACTGTGGGACTATGCAACAAAGAAACAAGAAGATGGGTCAATCAGTGAGAGTGAGGTTACTGGCAGGCTAGCAAGGAGGAAGGGTGCTCCGGCAAAAAACAAGAGGACTAGAGTGCAACGAAAGAAGAAATAA
- the LOC107824188 gene encoding uncharacterized protein LOC107824188 isoform X2 has product MKMNMVLNHHMFQLLLLHHLSPNIQIVKRTLNLSVASSGSWKRGLCRFDGKLDAFRKAVFEELSSLRELIDQSLKSVMNVINKRFDLDESKFAGSSTKNNYQHQGENNQQFQFNAGDQLHGSTSNTATISPEHFQPHVDLYPDFQEVAEAYKAEHLQGNIEEEPVIDEVAEAQQAEGEVPQSPIHGVTVTEVVPEGIDKKVVPEGIENKGLTLDDFELPENLSQLVMYSEPIPDESTPVHPGRTRQPGKHARSPFTSLYSSGGSTSGGPKFFYLKHPFISVIGENVDPELTERFTNWLYIRSDKVSRRRKYYFSKKDNQIKPWLDFGCEKIDKKDWFYALAHPRQVINNTQIDVIMYYLRKRGKYGPNNNTRFTTTDCLFKTKIERIYDKFISSPPEQMYSVVKPEDDVGEYILGYRILANVAWDLVDYVLIPVNLVENSHWLLLVFDIKDRQLYVYDSMVRANRHKTVETLVDKFSIIIHLYLSCTGFYGKRKDINFKTTKAYIEKPVTDPLDIQWMVAEIPQQKEGSVDCGVFVAVFAEYVSLGDLAIPKEDLSDIDQHRRRYGALLWDYATKKQEDGSISESEVTGRLARRKGAPAKNKRTRVQRKKK; this is encoded by the exons ATGAAGATGAACATGGTGCTCAACCATCACATGTTCCAACTGCTGCTTCTCCATCATTTGAGCCCAAATATACAGATTGTCAAGAGGACATTGAATCTGTCAGTAGCAAGCTCAGGAAGTTGGAAAAGGGGATTGTGCAG gTTTGATGGAAAGTTAGATGCCTTTAGGAAGGCGGTTTTTGAAGAACTCTCAAGCCTTCGAGAGCTCATAGATCAATCTTTGAAGAGTGTTATGAATGTGATAAACAAGAGGTTTGATTTGGACGAGTCAAAG TTTGCTGGTAGttcaacaaaaaataattacCAACATCAAGGAGAGAACAACCAGCAATTCCAGTTCAATGCTGGTGATCAACTGCATGGAAGCACAAGCAATACAG CTACAATTTCTCCAGAACATTTTCAACCACATGTTGACTTATATCCTGACTTCCAAGAAGTAGCTGAGGCATATAAAGCAG AACATCTACAAGGAAATATTGAGGAAGAACCAGTAATTGATGAAGTAGCTGAGGCACAACAAGCAG AAGGTGAAGTTCCACAGTCGCCAATTCACGGTGTGACTGTGACTGAAGTTGTTCCTGAAGGCATTGATAAAAAAGTTGTTCCTGAAGGCATTGAAAACAAAGGTTTGACATTGGATGACTTTGAGCTGCCAGAAAACTTATCACAGTTGGTCATGTATAGCGAGCCCATACCAGATGAATCAACCCCTGTTCATCCCGGTAGAACCAGGCAACCGGGAAAACATGCACGATCACCTTTCACATCTTTGTATAGTTCTGGAGGCAGCACATCTGGCGGACCTAAATTTTTTTACCTCAAGCACCCCTTCATAAGTGTCATAGGTGAAAATGTAGATCCTGAATTGACAGAAAGGTTCACCAACTGGTTATACATTCGTAGTGATAAAGTATCTAGGAG GAGGAAATATTACTTTTCCAAGAAGGATAACCAAATCAAGCCTTGGTTGGATTTTGGTTGTGAAAAGATTGATAAGAAGGACTGGTTTTATGCCCTTGCTCACCCCAGACAAGTCATCAATAACACA CAAattgatgttattatgtattATCTGCGAAAAAGAGGTAAATATGGCCCCAACAATAATACTAGGTTCACAACCACGGATTGCTTGTTCAAGACAAAGATTGAAAGAATCTATGACAAGTTCATAAGTTCTCCACCGGAACAAATGTATTCGGTTGTTAAACCCGAGGATGATGTTGGAGAATATATTCTTGGGTACAGAATTCTTGCTAATGTTGCCTGGGATCTTGTTGACTATGTGCTCATACCTGTGAACCTTGTAGAGAACTCTCATTGGTTGTTGCTAGTTTTTGACATAAAGGACAGACAACTTTATGTTTATGATTCCATGGTGAGAGCAAACCGTCATAAAACAGTTGAGACATTGGTTGACAAGTTTTCAATCATTATCCATCTGTATTTGTCATGCACTGGTTTCTATGGTAAACGTAAAGACATTAACTTCAAGACCACAAAGGCATACATCGAGAAACCAGTTACGGACCCTCTCGACATACAATGGATGGTTGCTGAGATTCCACAACAAAAGGAAGGCTCAGT cgattgtggtgtatttgtGGCTGTATTTGCGGAGTATGTTAGCCTTGGAGATTTGGCAATCCCAAAGGAAGATCTTTCTGATATTGACCAACACCGTAGACGCTATGGAGCTCTACTGTGGGACTATGCAACAAAGAAACAAGAAGATGGGTCAATCAGTGAGAGTGAGGTTACTGGCAGGCTAGCAAGGAGGAAGGGTGCTCCGGCAAAAAACAAGAGGACTAGAGTGCAACGAAAGAAGAAATAA
- the LOC142170402 gene encoding uncharacterized protein LOC142170402, translating to MSKIPIMLKSNGNWDNYGRFRDFEVDAIVVDDNASYGILSSTIAEQLSIDTSDKIIEIKYIVNENCPPMEIRNDMGVRVYMETKKENKNLGSYPLCISVRDFNMELAINNESTSAGSSGSLNLLEFPSSPAIEEYQSEIITESTQTYIEEGQVYQDKQTVAAAMKNYSVMHNYWLICVAESCKWHFKATSINDSTMFKIRSFSRQHTCCLMDETFIQRKRTAAVLGSMVVPKYCDPKTVYTPKDIQTDMLSEHGLNLSYMQAWRAKEKALQFLRGNPCDSYNKLPKYFYILEKNYPCSVVKLKKAADDCFLYAFVALCTSINGWQHCRPVVVVDGTFLKSAYRGIMLTVLFFPWYMLWLILKTTRLGSDSLSNSRRHMVKDLSDRHESILKATSVVYPGMAHYSCMWHIWTNIRSKFKKGHLQLHELYFATARSYTLDEFNERMLKIEEVDLRVKSYLYDIGYHRWSRVHATVNRTFTMTSNIAESLNAVTKDARELPIFDIFEYMRTLLECWTKEKLSKANGTFTYLGHKYNKELEDNSTLSQKLRVRASTDHIHNVLDGVKRYIVCLENKKCSCGQFQLDELPCAHALTALRHRNETYKNYCSPYYTRKSLLLTYEMPVNPLPDEGKWDVPQHILDKVIKPPAGDKRQLGRPHKERYKTFDEIKSKKYKVSCGNCGGEGHNKRTCKNAPKKK from the exons ATGTCAAAAATCCCAATAATGCTGAAATCGAATGGTAATTGGGATAACTATGGCAGATTTAGAGATTTTGAAGTTGATGCCATTGTGGTAGATGATAATGCAAGCTACGGAATTCTCAGTTCTACAATTGCAGAACAATTATCGATTGATACATCGgataaaattatagaaatcaaatacattgtgaACGAGAATTGTCCTCCAATGGAGATTAGGAATGATATGGGGGTTCGTGTGTACATGGAAACCAAAAAGGAGAATAAAAACTTAGGTTCGTATCCTTTATGTATAAGTGTAAgagatttcaatatggaattggCAATCAACAATGAAAGCACCAGTGCAG GTTCGTCTGGATCCCTAAACTTACTTGAATTTCCATCCTCACCAGCTATAGAGGAAtatcaaagtgaaataataactgaaTCTACGCAAACATATATTGAAGAAGGACAAGTTTATCAGGACAAGCAAACAGTAGCTGCTGCAATGAAGAATTATTCAGTGATGCACAA CTACTGGCTTATATGTGTTGCTGAAAGCTGTAAATGGCATTTCAAGGCAACGTCAATTAATGATTCGACAATGTTCAAGATAAGAAGTTTCAGCCGTCAACACACATGCTGCCTAATGGACGAAACATTCATACAGCGCAAACGTACTGCAGCAGTACTTGGTAGCATGGTCGTTCCAAAGTATTGTGATCCTAAGACTGTTTACACACCAAAGGACATACAAACTGACATGTTATCCGAACATGGACTGAACCTAAGCTACATGCAAGcatggagagcaaaggaaaaagCTTTACAGTTTTTGAGAGGGAATCCGTGTGACTCCTACAACaaattacccaaatatttttatattcttgagaagaattatccttgtTCTGTTGTTAAATTGAAGAAGGCAGCAGATGATTGCTTCTTATACGCATTTGTTGCTCTTTGTACATCAATAAATGGTTGGCAACATTGTAGGCCGGTAGTAGTGGTTGATGGAACATTCTTAAAGTCAGCCTACAGGGGGATTATGCTGACA GTACTATTTTTCCCTTGGTATATGCTGTGGTTGATTCTGAAAACGACGCGTCTTGGAAGTGattctttgagcaattcaaggaGGCATATGGTGAAAGACCTTTCAGATAGGCATGAGAGTATACTGAAGGCAACATCAGTTGTCTATCCGGGCATGGCACACTACTCTTGCATGTGGCATATATGGACAAATATAAGGTCAAAATTCAAGAAGGGACATCTACAATTACATGAATTGTACTTTGCTACAGCACGGTCATACACTctggatgaatttaatgaaaggatgTTGAAGATTGAAGAGGTAGACCTGCGTGTAAAGTCTTACCTATATGATATTGGCTATCATAGATGGTCAAGAGTACATGCAACGGTGAATAGAACTTTTACTATGACGTCAAACATTGCCGAGTCGTTGAATGCTGTAACAAAAGATGCAAGAGAGCTGCCaatatttgatatatttgagtatATGAGGACTCTTCTTGAATGTTGGACAAAAGAAAAGTTATCGAAGGCAAATGGTACTTTCACATACCTTGGTCACAAATACAACAAAGAATTGGAAGACAACAGTACATTATCTCAGAAACTAAGG gtgagggcttcaacaGATCATATACATAATGTGTTAGATGGTGTGAAGCGGTACATTGTGTGTCTAGAAAACAAGAAATGTAGCTGTGGACAATTCCAACTTGATGAACTTCCATGTGCGCATGCTTTGACAGCATTAAGGCATAGGAATGAAACATACAAAAACTATTGCTCTCCATATTACACAAGGAAGAGCCTTCTACTTACCTATGAAATGCCAGTAAATCCTCTTCCTGATGAAGGCAAATGGGACGTGCCACAACatattttggataaggtaataaagCCACCGGCGGGAGataaaaggcaactagggagaccTCACAAGGAAAGATATAAAACATTTGATGAAATAAAGTCAAAGAAATACAAGGTGTCATGTGGCAATTGTGGAGgtgaagggcataacaaaagaaCTTGCAAGAATGCGCCGAAAAAGAAATGA